One stretch of Halococcus hamelinensis 100A6 DNA includes these proteins:
- a CDS encoding oligosaccharyl transferase, archaeosortase A system-associated — MSQRRERLADSVPDPVLDAVESWYHVPLLLLLVAFMLWIRVRNWRNFIVDGQVYFSGNDAWYHLRQVQYTVRHWPSTMPMDPWTGFPEGATVGQFGTLYDQLVATAALVVGGGSPSAQTTALTLLFAPAVLGTLVAVPAYFLGKRFGGRLGGLVGVAILAFSPGSFLSRSIAGFSDHHAAEVFFQVLAVALLVVAIVVGEREKPIYEQFVERDVSSLRKPVGWAALAGLGFTLYVWAWPPGVLLVGVFGVFLLVALPLQFLRDESPEHLAIVGAVSLGVAGILLLATFDTTEVSASSFSLLQPLLALVGAVGCVFLAWLARVVERSEYPSYAYPGTILGLFVAVVVVMAVALPDLLDFFVNQLVRTIGLGSNATALTVGEAQPPYNAGAPFGQAVGQAVGFLFNSYAFALVGGAVGAALMLFGLARGRLKHRTAAGFVLLWTGFMLAATLTQSRFDYYLVTPVAVLNAYLVGWVVGYFAETDARATLRSLHLRQVLTVFVVVLFITAPLAVGGNAGAVTSAGSYADGSSTPGSTIQGWDGALEWLNTSTPAEGTYGGADNEMGYYERYDRTNDFEYPNGSYGVMSWWDYGHWITVLGHRIPVANPFQQNAHEAANFLLAPNESRANQIASSPEGSGDRYVMIDWRMGDVAGGALYTVPYTWYNDGPISLSDDVFVVANQSSGNQFIAYNQRHYETMRTRLYAFHGSAVEPKPVVIDYDTTQATSSGVQAAVATGGHPTVRRFDNMSAARAYVRNDSTSQIGGVGKYPEEYVPALQHYRLVNATETSGLLSSQSFYQSLINQNQSTGLSPNELYATPQNWVKTFERVDGATVEGQGPPNSTVEASVELRMPASPVLNDTFTYTQRANTSADGSFTMTLPYSTTGYDRWGPEQGATNVSIRATGPYTFETAGANDTRSSTTVDVPEGAVIGRTDGPVTVDLQRGSASGSNATTNASTASERAPVAETTAASVVR; from the coding sequence ATGAGCCAACGCCGGGAACGCCTCGCCGATTCGGTTCCCGACCCGGTTCTCGACGCGGTCGAGTCGTGGTATCACGTCCCGCTTCTCCTCCTCCTCGTCGCGTTCATGCTCTGGATACGGGTCCGCAACTGGCGGAACTTCATCGTCGACGGCCAGGTCTACTTCAGCGGCAACGACGCCTGGTACCACCTCCGGCAGGTCCAGTACACCGTCCGACACTGGCCCAGCACGATGCCGATGGACCCCTGGACCGGCTTCCCCGAGGGCGCGACGGTCGGCCAGTTCGGCACCCTCTACGACCAGCTCGTCGCCACGGCGGCGCTGGTCGTCGGCGGCGGCAGTCCGTCGGCCCAGACCACCGCGCTCACGTTGCTGTTCGCGCCGGCGGTGCTGGGAACGCTGGTGGCGGTCCCCGCCTACTTCCTCGGCAAGCGGTTCGGCGGGCGGCTCGGTGGGCTGGTCGGGGTCGCGATACTCGCGTTCTCGCCCGGCTCCTTCCTCTCGCGCTCGATCGCCGGCTTCTCCGACCACCACGCCGCCGAGGTGTTCTTTCAGGTCCTCGCGGTCGCGCTCCTCGTGGTCGCCATCGTGGTCGGCGAGCGCGAGAAACCGATCTACGAGCAGTTCGTCGAGCGCGACGTCTCGAGCCTCCGAAAACCCGTCGGCTGGGCGGCGCTCGCGGGCCTCGGTTTTACGCTCTACGTCTGGGCCTGGCCGCCCGGCGTGCTTCTCGTGGGGGTCTTCGGCGTCTTCCTGCTCGTGGCGCTCCCCCTCCAGTTCCTCCGGGACGAGAGCCCCGAACACCTCGCGATCGTGGGCGCGGTCTCGCTCGGTGTCGCCGGCATACTGCTGCTCGCGACGTTCGACACCACCGAGGTCAGCGCGTCGAGCTTCTCGCTGCTCCAACCGCTGCTCGCGCTCGTCGGTGCGGTCGGCTGTGTCTTCCTCGCGTGGCTCGCACGCGTCGTCGAGCGCAGCGAGTATCCCAGCTACGCCTACCCCGGAACGATCCTCGGGCTGTTCGTCGCCGTCGTGGTCGTGATGGCGGTCGCACTCCCCGACTTGCTCGACTTCTTCGTGAACCAGCTCGTCCGTACCATCGGGCTGGGGTCGAACGCGACCGCCCTCACCGTCGGGGAGGCACAGCCGCCGTATAACGCGGGCGCTCCGTTCGGTCAGGCGGTGGGCCAGGCCGTCGGCTTCCTCTTCAACTCCTACGCGTTCGCGCTCGTCGGGGGTGCAGTTGGTGCGGCATTGATGCTGTTCGGCCTCGCGCGTGGCCGACTGAAACACCGAACGGCGGCCGGGTTCGTGCTGCTCTGGACCGGCTTCATGCTCGCCGCGACCCTCACCCAGTCGCGGTTCGATTACTACCTCGTGACGCCGGTCGCGGTGCTGAACGCGTACCTCGTCGGCTGGGTCGTCGGCTACTTCGCCGAGACCGACGCCCGCGCGACCCTTCGAAGCCTCCACCTCCGCCAGGTCCTCACCGTGTTCGTGGTGGTGCTGTTCATCACCGCGCCGCTCGCGGTCGGCGGAAACGCGGGGGCGGTGACCTCCGCCGGGAGCTACGCCGACGGGAGTTCGACCCCCGGATCGACCATCCAGGGCTGGGACGGGGCGCTGGAGTGGCTCAACACCAGCACGCCCGCCGAGGGCACCTACGGCGGCGCGGACAACGAGATGGGCTACTACGAGCGCTACGACCGCACGAACGACTTCGAGTATCCGAACGGCTCCTACGGGGTGATGTCGTGGTGGGACTACGGCCACTGGATCACCGTGCTCGGCCATCGGATCCCGGTGGCGAACCCGTTCCAGCAGAACGCCCACGAGGCCGCGAACTTCCTGCTCGCGCCGAACGAGTCCCGCGCCAACCAGATCGCGAGTTCCCCCGAGGGGTCGGGCGACCGGTACGTGATGATCGACTGGCGGATGGGTGACGTCGCCGGGGGTGCGCTGTACACCGTGCCGTACACCTGGTACAACGACGGCCCGATATCGCTCTCCGACGACGTGTTCGTGGTCGCGAACCAGTCCTCGGGGAACCAGTTCATCGCGTACAACCAGCGCCACTACGAGACGATGCGAACCCGGCTCTACGCCTTCCACGGCTCGGCGGTCGAACCCAAACCGGTCGTGATCGACTACGACACGACGCAGGCGACCTCCAGCGGCGTGCAGGCCGCGGTCGCGACCGGCGGCCATCCCACGGTTCGGCGGTTCGATAACATGAGTGCCGCGCGCGCCTACGTCAGGAACGACAGCACCTCCCAGATCGGCGGCGTCGGGAAGTACCCAGAGGAGTACGTCCCCGCGCTCCAGCACTACCGGCTGGTCAACGCGACGGAGACGAGCGGTCTCCTGAGCTCGCAGTCGTTCTATCAGTCCCTGATCAACCAGAACCAATCGACGGGACTGAGCCCGAACGAGCTCTACGCCACCCCGCAGAACTGGGTCAAGACCTTCGAGCGGGTCGACGGGGCGACCGTCGAGGGACAGGGCCCGCCGAACAGCACCGTCGAGGCCAGCGTCGAGCTCCGGATGCCCGCCTCCCCGGTGCTCAACGACACGTTCACCTACACCCAGCGGGCGAACACCTCGGCCGACGGCTCGTTCACGATGACCCTGCCGTACTCCACGACGGGCTACGACCGGTGGGGCCCGGAGCAGGGCGCGACCAACGTCTCGATCCGGGCGACGGGCCCGTACACGTTCGAGACGGCGGGCGCGAACGACACCCGGTCGAGCACGACCGTCGACGTCCCCGAGGGCGCGGTGATCGGGCGAACCGACGGCCCGGTGACCGTCGACCTCCAGCGGGGGTCGGCATCGGGCTCGAACGCGACAACGAACGCCTCGACCGCCTCGGAACGCGCTCCCGTCGCTGAGACGACCGCCGCGAGCGTGGTACGATGA
- a CDS encoding DUF368 domain-containing protein translates to MSRRRSVRALVVVYLKGIFMGAADAVPGVSGGTIALITGIYERLIAAITALDPRALRYLPRLHRRTGRAAFRDALVEMDIPFLMALGLGIATALVTVARLMAYAFETYPAYVAALFFGLIAASAVVLYEYVSLDTPRRVAVAVFGFVLAFVVSGPEVGSSFSNSPTIVFFAGTIAIAGMILPGISGAFFLYVLGQYEYLSNTLTTFTNRLAGLLSGGSVGGLVEPGIVIVAFGVGALIGLFSISYAIRWALANYRAATLTFLVSLMVGALRLPVTDVLDHTSNPNPTVIGTILVVAVLGGVLVLVVDRFTEDIEFS, encoded by the coding sequence ATGAGCCGCCGGCGCTCCGTGCGGGCGCTGGTCGTCGTCTACCTCAAGGGCATCTTCATGGGCGCGGCGGACGCGGTCCCGGGCGTCTCCGGCGGGACGATCGCGCTCATCACGGGGATCTACGAGCGGCTCATCGCCGCGATCACCGCGCTCGACCCGCGGGCGCTCCGCTACCTCCCGCGGCTCCACCGCCGGACCGGCCGCGCCGCGTTCCGCGACGCGCTGGTCGAGATGGACATCCCGTTCCTGATGGCGTTAGGACTGGGTATCGCGACGGCGCTGGTCACCGTCGCACGGCTCATGGCGTACGCGTTCGAGACGTACCCAGCCTACGTCGCCGCCCTCTTCTTCGGGCTGATCGCCGCCTCGGCGGTCGTCCTCTACGAGTACGTCTCGCTCGATACGCCGCGCCGAGTCGCGGTTGCGGTGTTCGGGTTCGTGCTGGCGTTCGTCGTCTCCGGTCCCGAGGTCGGAAGTTCCTTTTCGAACTCGCCGACGATCGTCTTCTTCGCGGGCACGATCGCCATCGCCGGGATGATCCTCCCGGGGATCTCCGGAGCCTTCTTCCTCTACGTTCTCGGCCAGTACGAGTACCTGAGCAACACCCTCACGACGTTCACGAACCGGCTCGCCGGCTTGCTCTCGGGAGGGTCGGTCGGCGGGTTGGTCGAACCCGGCATCGTCATCGTCGCGTTCGGGGTCGGCGCGCTCATCGGCCTGTTCTCGATCTCGTACGCCATCCGATGGGCGCTGGCGAACTACCGCGCAGCGACCCTCACGTTCCTCGTGAGCCTGATGGTCGGCGCGCTTCGCCTTCCGGTGACCGACGTTCTCGACCACACTTCGAACCCGAATCCGACGGTGATCGGGACGATCCTGGTCGTGGCCGTTCTCGGCGGCGTGCTCGTGCTCGTCGTCGACCGGTTCACCGAGGATATCGAGTTCTCCTGA
- a CDS encoding HAD family hydrolase, whose product MDRYDLLYELYDEFDADALRDHQRFVDVFPPVDSRVALSHYQTIDAELTDRKDEIRDAFEAGETLADVAAHATREEAFTALDLCTEHGRRVNVLVLDVDETLRSAGSTDNEIPRETLHYLTEFHEAGVPIVICTGQTLENVKGFTIQGLGSELVHSGNVSIVYEAGTGAFTPGHGPRTKELLYEDLDEEIQDVFYRIRSRVLPDAPEAIRQGCHLQGNEFNVTLKPNAEVGSDPAAEVIDTALCHLLDLLGEVVADRTDTAADGAGTDWARGFYADADPEIRGVLEARDALPDLDVQEVPSAVTDTFERIDVAYYEADAAEIGSLELNKVVGVEAAFDVLGIDDAFPLVMGDSKSDLRVMEWVGDSGLAAAPEHASRAVLDYVIRTDELVFDRGSAAEVLRIVYALNRLATIG is encoded by the coding sequence ATGGACCGCTACGACCTCCTCTACGAGCTCTACGACGAGTTCGACGCCGACGCGCTCCGGGACCACCAGCGTTTCGTCGACGTCTTCCCACCGGTGGACTCGCGGGTCGCGCTCTCCCACTACCAGACGATCGACGCCGAACTCACGGACCGAAAGGACGAGATCCGGGACGCCTTCGAGGCCGGCGAGACCCTCGCCGACGTCGCCGCCCACGCCACCCGCGAGGAGGCGTTCACCGCGCTCGACCTCTGTACCGAACACGGCCGTCGGGTGAACGTCCTCGTGCTCGACGTCGACGAGACCCTTCGTTCGGCGGGCAGCACGGACAACGAGATCCCGAGGGAGACCCTCCACTACCTCACCGAGTTCCACGAGGCGGGCGTTCCGATCGTTATCTGCACGGGACAGACCTTAGAGAACGTCAAGGGCTTCACGATCCAGGGCCTCGGCAGCGAACTCGTCCACTCGGGAAACGTCAGTATCGTCTACGAGGCCGGCACCGGCGCGTTCACGCCCGGACACGGCCCCCGAACGAAGGAACTCCTCTATGAGGACCTCGACGAGGAGATCCAGGACGTCTTCTACCGGATCCGCTCGCGCGTGCTGCCCGACGCGCCCGAGGCGATCCGCCAGGGCTGTCACCTCCAGGGCAACGAGTTCAACGTCACCCTCAAGCCGAACGCCGAGGTCGGTAGCGACCCGGCAGCCGAGGTCATCGACACCGCGCTGTGTCACCTCCTCGACCTCCTCGGCGAGGTCGTCGCCGACCGTACCGATACCGCGGCGGACGGAGCCGGAACAGACTGGGCCCGCGGGTTCTACGCCGATGCGGACCCCGAGATCCGGGGCGTGCTCGAAGCCCGCGACGCCCTCCCCGACCTCGACGTCCAGGAGGTTCCGTCAGCGGTCACGGACACCTTCGAGCGCATCGACGTCGCCTACTACGAGGCCGACGCCGCCGAGATCGGCAGTCTCGAACTCAACAAGGTCGTCGGCGTCGAGGCGGCCTTCGACGTGCTCGGTATCGACGACGCCTTCCCGCTCGTGATGGGCGATTCGAAGTCCGACCTCCGGGTGATGGAGTGGGTCGGCGACAGCGGTCTCGCCGCCGCGCCCGAACACGCCTCTCGCGCGGTGCTCGATTACGTCATCCGAACCGACGAACTCGTCTTCGACCGCGGGAGCGCCGCCGAGGTGCTCCGTATCGTCTACGCGCTCAACCGGCTGGCGACGATCGGGTGA
- a CDS encoding prephenate dehydrogenase/arogenate dehydrogenase family protein yields MNLLVVGAGAMGRWFADVVGSAGTEVAFADTDPDVATAAADAVGGRAVALDTTERFDGVCLAVPISAVESAVATFAPRAERAMVDVTGTMATPVEAMRTHVPDRERLSLHPLFAPGNAPGRIAVVDDAAGPVTDEIRETLARENEPFETTPDEHDRAMTTVQARTHAAVLAYALAADDVPDRFHTPISGPLSELADQVLSGSPGVYAEIQTAFDGTDEVAAAAERIAAAGPEEFEALYREARGSVGER; encoded by the coding sequence ATGAATCTCCTCGTCGTCGGCGCGGGCGCGATGGGACGGTGGTTCGCCGACGTCGTCGGGTCGGCGGGCACCGAGGTCGCCTTCGCCGACACCGATCCCGACGTGGCTACCGCCGCCGCCGACGCGGTCGGGGGCCGTGCCGTCGCGCTCGACACCACCGAGCGCTTCGATGGGGTCTGTCTCGCGGTACCGATCTCGGCGGTCGAAAGCGCGGTCGCGACGTTCGCGCCGCGCGCCGAGCGCGCAATGGTCGACGTCACCGGCACGATGGCGACCCCGGTCGAAGCGATGCGGACCCACGTGCCCGACCGCGAGCGGCTGAGCCTCCACCCGCTGTTCGCCCCGGGGAACGCCCCCGGCCGGATCGCCGTCGTCGACGACGCAGCGGGGCCGGTGACCGACGAGATCCGCGAAACCCTTGCCCGGGAGAACGAACCGTTCGAGACGACTCCCGACGAACACGACCGCGCGATGACCACGGTACAGGCCCGCACCCACGCCGCGGTGCTGGCCTACGCGCTCGCCGCCGACGACGTCCCGGACCGCTTTCACACGCCGATCTCCGGGCCGCTCTCCGAGCTCGCCGACCAGGTGCTCTCGGGCTCGCCGGGGGTCTACGCCGAGATACAGACGGCCTTCGACGGGACGGACGAGGTCGCCGCCGCGGCCGAACGCATCGCCGCCGCGGGTCCCGAGGAGTTCGAGGCGCTCTACCGCGAGGCGCGCGGTTCGGTGGGCGAGCGATGA
- a CDS encoding small ribosomal subunit Rsm22 family protein produces MSADQREQIRANAKYLREVRPIDPEEIFEYVDGRPHPAVVRETLRDVAPDLGLVERADGTFVPVADDPIAVEFDGVSAFPDSHTRELENLLVEAYGSGWPDGESGDRLRDLIRRFKESYFAGRAVEYDTDTALAYAIYHLPDYYAVAQYVLADLARDGLLSHHLRVLDVGAGVGGPALGLADLLPGDALCEYHAIEPSPAADVLDSLLESTGRNVHPTIHRTTAEDFELDGEYDLVLFANSLSELDDPAGTARRYLDALAPDGSLVGVAPADRETSIGLRRVERALADQGPATCYGPTVRLWPGHAPTDRGWSFAVEPDFSVPGFQRRLADGAGPEADPDAFVNVDVQFSHTVLRTDGKRRVEFTPDPNRAAKMAESERHVSNRVDCVAAKLSRSLSTGNPLYKVSDGSESVDHYAVVTRETGLNRALTTADYGDLLAFENALVLWNDDEEAYNLVVDDETVVDRL; encoded by the coding sequence ATGAGCGCCGACCAGCGCGAGCAGATCAGGGCGAACGCGAAGTACCTCCGGGAGGTTCGACCTATCGACCCCGAGGAGATCTTCGAGTACGTCGACGGCCGGCCCCACCCCGCGGTGGTTCGGGAGACGCTCCGCGACGTCGCCCCCGACCTCGGACTCGTCGAGCGGGCGGACGGCACGTTCGTTCCGGTCGCCGACGACCCGATCGCGGTCGAGTTCGACGGCGTGTCGGCGTTCCCCGACTCCCACACCCGCGAACTCGAGAACCTGCTGGTCGAGGCGTATGGATCGGGCTGGCCCGACGGCGAATCGGGCGACCGGCTTCGCGATCTGATTCGCCGGTTCAAGGAGTCCTACTTCGCGGGGCGGGCGGTCGAGTACGATACCGATACCGCGCTGGCGTACGCCATCTACCACCTCCCCGACTACTACGCCGTCGCCCAGTACGTGCTCGCCGACCTCGCGCGAGACGGACTGCTCTCCCACCACCTCCGGGTGCTCGACGTCGGTGCCGGCGTCGGCGGCCCGGCGCTCGGCCTCGCCGACCTGCTCCCCGGCGACGCGCTCTGTGAGTACCACGCGATCGAGCCGAGTCCGGCCGCCGACGTGCTCGATTCGCTGCTCGAATCCACCGGCCGGAACGTCCACCCGACGATCCACCGAACGACGGCCGAGGACTTCGAACTCGATGGCGAGTACGACCTCGTGCTGTTCGCCAACTCCCTCAGCGAACTCGACGACCCCGCGGGAACCGCCCGACGGTATCTCGATGCCCTCGCCCCCGACGGGTCGCTGGTCGGGGTCGCCCCCGCGGACCGCGAGACCTCGATCGGCCTCCGGCGGGTCGAGCGCGCGCTAGCCGACCAGGGCCCCGCGACGTGCTACGGCCCGACCGTTCGGCTCTGGCCGGGCCACGCGCCCACGGACCGCGGCTGGTCGTTCGCTGTCGAACCCGATTTCTCGGTGCCGGGCTTCCAGCGACGGCTGGCCGATGGTGCGGGTCCCGAGGCCGACCCCGACGCGTTCGTCAACGTCGACGTCCAGTTCTCCCACACGGTCCTTCGGACGGACGGGAAACGACGGGTCGAGTTCACCCCCGACCCGAACCGAGCGGCGAAGATGGCCGAGAGCGAGCGTCACGTCTCGAACCGGGTGGACTGCGTGGCGGCGAAGCTCAGTCGATCGCTGTCGACGGGCAACCCCCTCTACAAGGTCAGCGACGGCAGCGAATCCGTCGACCACTACGCGGTGGTGACCCGCGAGACCGGGCTGAATCGCGCGCTGACGACGGCCGACTACGGCGACCTCCTCGCGTTCGAGAACGCCCTCGTGCTCTGGAACGACGACGAGGAGGCCTACAACCTCGTCGTCGACGACGAAACGGTCGTCGACCGTCTGTGA
- a CDS encoding DUF5793 family protein, with amino-acid sequence MRREYFDLHVSNTDWVSAEDEPRKPTIVIAFEGPREVLETRLAGTDEGLVEASETDVNYRFHADGPAGDGVLSVTNRITGDFVLELNATADGVLEFIRAARAYGERAADGDGRYQLVVRFEDEELLAHEKSTFLVYNHEGNLVRQHSLIPGGVEL; translated from the coding sequence ATGAGGCGCGAGTACTTCGACCTCCACGTCAGCAACACCGATTGGGTATCGGCCGAGGACGAGCCTCGAAAACCCACGATCGTCATCGCGTTCGAGGGCCCGCGCGAGGTGCTCGAAACCCGCCTCGCGGGAACCGACGAGGGCCTCGTCGAGGCGAGCGAGACCGACGTCAACTACCGGTTTCACGCCGACGGGCCCGCGGGCGACGGCGTGCTCTCGGTCACCAACCGCATCACGGGCGACTTCGTGCTCGAACTCAACGCGACCGCCGACGGCGTCCTCGAGTTCATCCGGGCGGCCCGGGCCTACGGCGAGCGCGCCGCCGACGGCGACGGCCGATATCAGCTCGTGGTTCGCTTCGAAGACGAGGAGCTCCTCGCCCACGAGAAGTCCACCTTCCTCGTCTACAACCACGAGGGCAACCTCGTCCGCCAGCACAGCCTCATTCCCGGCGGCGTCGAACTCTAA
- a CDS encoding phosphohexomutase domain-containing protein, whose product MTLFGTAGIRGPAISRVTPELALAVGRAAGLDACTRDDVDPTFVVARDGRETGSGLVAALEAGLESAGVAVRRAGVLPTPALAFASRGRRGVMVTASHNPPADNGLKLFHDGQEYDDDAEARIEARVEDDAGPVAWDEWGTAERLSPLGAYHEAVVDYAEEYGTALDGLAVVVDCGNGMASRATPQVLDELGADVTTLNANVDGSFPARGSKPTPATLGDIRAFLADGDADLGFAHDGDADRIVVLDGTGEIVHEDTVVAVLAERYTRASDATDPVVVTTPNASSRIDDRVTAAGGRVERVRLGALHEGVAVARAAGTDDTRVVFAAEPWKHVHPGHGPWIDGVASAAVLARLVAESGLDALREPIQELPYRKVSVDCPDDRKGPVMEQLATTLPDEFPDSEVSTEHGVRIERDDGWVLVRPSGTEPKVRIYAESERVDALIDRTRQVIGTAIDRPNS is encoded by the coding sequence ATGACGCTCTTCGGTACCGCGGGTATCCGCGGTCCGGCGATATCTCGGGTGACACCCGAACTCGCGCTCGCGGTCGGCCGGGCGGCGGGGCTCGACGCCTGCACGAGGGACGACGTGGACCCGACGTTCGTCGTCGCACGCGACGGTCGCGAGACGGGGTCCGGGCTCGTGGCCGCCCTCGAAGCGGGGCTCGAAAGCGCCGGCGTAGCCGTGCGCCGTGCGGGCGTGCTCCCGACGCCAGCGCTCGCGTTCGCCTCGCGGGGACGGCGCGGCGTGATGGTCACCGCGAGCCACAACCCGCCGGCCGACAACGGCCTGAAGCTCTTTCACGACGGCCAGGAGTACGACGACGACGCCGAGGCACGCATCGAAGCCAGGGTCGAGGACGACGCTGGCCCGGTGGCGTGGGACGAGTGGGGGACGGCGGAGCGACTGTCCCCGCTCGGGGCGTATCACGAGGCGGTCGTGGACTACGCGGAGGAGTACGGCACGGCGCTCGACGGCCTCGCCGTCGTCGTCGACTGCGGCAACGGAATGGCGAGCCGAGCGACCCCCCAGGTGCTCGACGAACTCGGCGCGGACGTCACGACGTTGAACGCGAACGTCGACGGGTCGTTCCCCGCTCGTGGGTCGAAACCCACGCCCGCTACCCTCGGTGACATTCGGGCATTCCTCGCGGACGGCGACGCCGACCTCGGGTTCGCTCACGACGGCGACGCCGACCGGATCGTGGTGCTCGACGGTACCGGCGAGATCGTCCACGAGGACACAGTCGTGGCCGTGCTCGCCGAACGGTACACCCGCGCGAGCGACGCTACGGATCCGGTCGTGGTGACGACGCCGAACGCCTCCTCCCGGATCGACGACCGCGTCACCGCGGCGGGCGGGCGGGTCGAACGGGTGCGTTTGGGCGCGCTCCACGAGGGGGTCGCGGTGGCCCGCGCGGCGGGGACGGACGACACGCGAGTGGTGTTCGCGGCCGAGCCCTGGAAACACGTCCATCCCGGACACGGCCCCTGGATAGATGGCGTGGCGAGCGCCGCGGTCCTGGCGCGACTGGTTGCCGAGAGCGGTCTCGACGCCCTCCGCGAGCCTATCCAGGAACTCCCCTACCGAAAGGTGAGCGTCGACTGTCCCGACGACCGAAAGGGACCGGTGATGGAGCAGCTCGCGACGACCCTCCCGGACGAGTTCCCCGATAGCGAGGTCTCGACCGAGCACGGAGTCCGCATCGAGCGCGACGACGGCTGGGTGCTGGTGCGTCCGAGCGGTACCGAACCGAAGGTCAGGATCTACGCCGAGAGCGAGCGGGTGGATGCGCTCATCGACCGAACCCGTCAAGTCATCGGGACCGCCATCGACCGACCGAACTCCTGA
- a CDS encoding DUF5805 domain-containing protein, whose translation MVDTEATVRMKVPSYQREEWRAHADELGMSQSEFVRSMVQAGRHGFDLDTETGEPRSDDATPGVDDLETRVLDVLDEESRSWDEIVGALTKDLEDRLETTLQRLQREGRVQYNGRRGGYAVTGTDVD comes from the coding sequence ATGGTCGACACCGAGGCGACGGTCAGGATGAAGGTTCCCTCGTACCAACGGGAGGAGTGGCGGGCGCACGCCGACGAACTCGGGATGAGCCAGAGCGAGTTCGTCAGGTCGATGGTCCAGGCCGGACGTCACGGGTTCGACCTCGATACCGAAACCGGGGAACCCCGTTCTGACGATGCGACCCCAGGGGTCGACGACCTCGAAACACGGGTCCTCGACGTTCTGGACGAGGAGTCCCGTTCGTGGGACGAGATCGTCGGAGCGCTCACCAAGGACCTCGAAGACCGGCTCGAAACCACCCTTCAGCGCCTCCAGCGCGAGGGGCGCGTCCAGTACAACGGCCGTCGGGGTGGCTACGCCGTGACCGGGACGGATGTCGACTGA
- a CDS encoding tyrosine-type recombinase/integrase has product MSTETVSPDDPVAYFLQNLEYQGRSERTRAAYERVLRRFERFLDDSAGRTLAEAGEHECMAWVHSLRTDLARSTVATYATYLHRFYTYMARVGAFEANPMALVVEGMDETIDKNPHRRDISLSAMRAFVADIHHPLDRALVVTLLKTGMRVGELCNLDLRDLTLADDELAARLPLGSRALQDRENAVYVRSDVSKGAVVNGEERRASNKRKRATVVPVDGELRSTLRCWFAIRPDTTSPAEPLFLNTGRKWGERLTPAMVGRIVREHARENDWYRTGGGASENVTPHYFRHFFTTHLRDRTGDRGIVKYLRGDVASDVIDTYTHDWGGRVRERYLSNIYKLF; this is encoded by the coding sequence ATGTCGACTGAGACGGTCTCGCCGGACGACCCGGTCGCGTACTTCCTCCAGAACCTCGAATATCAGGGGCGCTCCGAGCGCACCCGTGCGGCGTACGAACGTGTGCTCCGTCGATTCGAACGGTTTCTCGACGACTCGGCGGGGCGGACGCTCGCCGAAGCCGGCGAGCACGAGTGTATGGCCTGGGTGCACTCCTTGCGAACGGACCTGGCTCGGAGCACGGTGGCGACCTACGCGACGTATCTCCACCGGTTCTACACCTACATGGCCCGCGTCGGTGCCTTCGAGGCCAACCCGATGGCGCTCGTGGTCGAGGGGATGGACGAGACGATCGACAAGAACCCTCACCGACGGGATATCTCGTTGTCCGCGATGCGGGCGTTCGTCGCCGACATCCACCATCCCCTCGACCGGGCCCTCGTGGTGACGCTGCTGAAGACCGGAATGCGCGTCGGCGAGCTCTGTAACCTCGATCTACGGGACCTCACGCTGGCCGACGACGAGCTCGCCGCTCGACTCCCCCTCGGAAGTAGAGCGCTCCAGGACCGCGAAAACGCGGTCTACGTCAGAAGCGACGTCTCGAAGGGGGCTGTCGTCAACGGCGAGGAACGACGCGCCTCGAACAAACGGAAACGAGCGACCGTGGTCCCGGTCGACGGGGAACTCCGCTCGACCCTCCGGTGCTGGTTCGCCATCCGGCCGGATACGACCTCACCCGCCGAACCGCTGTTCCTCAACACCGGCCGCAAGTGGGGTGAACGCCTCACACCGGCGATGGTGGGTCGGATCGTGCGGGAACACGCCCGAGAAAACGACTGGTACCGAACGGGTGGCGGGGCGAGCGAAAACGTCACCCCCCACTACTTCCGGCATTTCTTTACGACGCACCTCCGTGACCGTACCGGCGACCGCGGCATCGTGAAGTACCTCCGCGGTGACGTCGCCAGCGACGTCATCGACACCTACACCCACGACTGGGGTGGCCGGGTTCGCGAGCGATACTTGTCAAATATTTATAAGCTATTCTGA